In the genome of Vicia villosa cultivar HV-30 ecotype Madison, WI linkage group LG7, Vvil1.0, whole genome shotgun sequence, one region contains:
- the LOC131618241 gene encoding protein DMR6-LIKE OXYGENASE 2-like: MATTMKPLVTDIASTLNHVPSNFIRPIGDRPDLQLLSSTNESIPIIDLQGLDSSNRSEIIQKIAHACQNYGFFQIVNHGVPEKVVSDMMNVSKEFFNMSESERMKSYSDDPLKTTRLSTSFNVKTEKVSNWRDFLRLHCHPLEDYVHEWPANPPSFRDDVAEYSKQLRNLALRLLEAISESLGLEKDYINKALGKHGQHMAINYYPPCPEPELTYGLPAHADPNVITILLQNDVVGLQVLKDGKWVTINPVPNTFIVNIGDQIQVISNDRYKSVLHRALVNSEKERMSIPTFYCPSPDAIMKPAPELIDNDHPAQYKDFEYNEYFKKFWNRGLSKETCVDMFKA, from the exons ATGGCTACAACAATGAAGCCACTAGTAACAGACATTGCTTCCACCTTAAATCATGTCCCTTCAAATTTCATCAGACCCATTGGTGACCGTCCAGATCTTCAACTCCTATCATCCACTAATGAGTCTATTCCTATCATTGATCTTCAAGGCTTAGATTCTTCAAATCGTTCTGAAATCATCCAAAAAATAGCTCATGCATGTCAAAACTATGGGTTTTTTCAA ATTGTGAATCATGGGGTTCCTGAGAAAGTGGTAAGTGACATGATGAATGTGTCGAAAGAATTCTTTAATATGTCAGAGAGTGAGAGAATGAAGAGTTATTCTGATGATCCGTTGAAAACAACAAGACTTTCGACCAGTTTTAATGTGAAGACTGAGAAAGTTTCAAATTGGAGAGACTTTTTGAGACTTCATTGTCACCCTCTTGAAGATTATGTTCATGAATGGCCTGCCAACCCACCTTCTTTCAG GGATGATGTGGCAGAGTATAGCAAACAATTGAGAAACTTAGCATTGAGATTGCTTGAAGCAATATCAGAGAGTTTAGGTTTGGAAAAGGATTACATAAACAAAGCATTAGGCAAACATGGACAACACATGGCTATTAACTACTACCCTCCATGTCCTGAACCAGAACTAACATATGGTTTGCCAGCACATGCTGACCCAAATGTTATCACTATTTTGCTACAAAATGATGTTGTTGGATTACAAGTTCTTAAGGATGGTAAATGGGTTACTATTAATCCTGTTCCTAATACCTTCATTGTCAATATTGGTGACCAAATTCAG gtGATAAGCAATGATAGGTACAAGAGTGTGCTGCATAGGGCTTTGGTTAATAGTGAGAAAGAGAGGATGTCTATTCCAACATTCTACTGCCCATCACCAGATGCAATCATGAAACCAGCTCCTGAATTGATAGACAATGATCATCCTGCTCAATACAAAGACTTTGAATACAATGAATACTTCAAAAAATTCTGGAATAGGGGGCTGTCAAAAGAAACATGTGTGGACATGTTCAAAGCTTAA